DNA sequence from the Paenibacillus physcomitrellae genome:
TTCAGACCATCAGCGGTTATTTGTCCCATTTTATTTCGTTCCTGAGCGGTTTCTTCATCGTTGTAGGTACAGTGCCTATCGTCTTGTATTACATGTTGAAGGAAGATGGCAAAATGTCCGCCGCTCTTGTGCGGATGATTCCCTCTAAATATCGCAAGGATGCCAAATATGTAACCGATGAAATCGATAATGCGTTAAGCGGGTTCATTGCCGGACGCATCATCAGCTCTTTCTTGCTCGGCGTGCTTAGTTTTATTGGTTACCTCATCATCGGACTGCCATATCCGCTGCTGCTTGCCATCATTTGCGCGATCTTTAACTTCATCCCGTATTTTGGTCCTTTGCTCGGCGCCATTCCTTGCGTCATCGTTGCATTTACCGAATCTCCGAGCATGGTGCTGTGGGTCATCGTGGTTGTATTTGTAGCCCAGCAAATTGAAGGGAATCTGATCGCACCTTACGTATACGGCAGAACGATTAACATTCACCCGCTGACGACGGTGGTGCTCATCTTGATTGCTGGGGAGATCAGCGGAATCCTGGGCATGCTGCTGGCGATCCCGCTGTATATGATTGTAAAAGTTACGATCGTACGCGTTTACCGGATCTTTCTGGCGGATAAAGTGGAAGAATTTGTGGATTAGGTACCGGCTTTGCCTGAAAGTGACAGATGTCATATCGGGACCTTCCCGGGATAGAGGATGATGGAGTTATCCAAGTTCTCTATATTTCCGGGAGGCGATAACATGTCCATGACTGCCAGAGGCGGCAAGTTTGTTTATGCTTGGAGCCTGATCGGCGAAGACGGCTCCCTTCATTTGCCTGAGCAGGCCTTGCAGGAATACGGTATTGGCCCAGGTCCGATTATTCTCATGTCCGGACGAAATACATCAAGCGGCTTTAACGTTATGTGCAAGGAACTGATTCCGAATTCCCCGCTGGCAGCCGTGTTTGCGAATCTTCCTGAATTGCAGGATTTTTCAGTCCAGGAGGGGCATATCATCCCGTTTAAAGAGCGTTTGTTCTGTTGGGTAACGCTTCGTAATGATCACAGTTTAACCGTGCCGCCTGCCACTTTGAAACAATGGGGACTTCAGCCGGGTGACAAGCTCCTTTGTCTGCGGGGCAGCCATTTGTCTTTTACTTGTCTGGCCAAGGGCCCGTATGTCGATAGGGCCGAATCTTCTTTTGGAATTAAAGTATATAAGGTTTAAATGAAGCCAATCTTACCAAGATTGGCTTTTTTATTTTTAGGCTTTAGCCTGTTGAGCACGTGAAACGTGCGAAATATAAAACCACCCGCTATGCGGGTGGAGGGATCTAGGGTTACACCAATAAGACCATCCGGATAAAATTGAGATGTTCAGGCTCAATTCGAAAGGATGGTCTTATATGGAAAATAAAAATTTTAGTTTAGCGCACACAAAGTGGATGTGTAAGTATCACATTGTGTTCACCCCGAAGTATAGACGTAAAGAGATCTACAATCAAGTGAGACGAGATCTAATTGAAATCATGAAGCGTCTATGTAAATACAAGGGAGTAGAGATATTAGAAGGGCATATGATGCCGGATCATGTCCACATGCTGGTGGCGATCCCACCGAAAATATCGGTGTCTTCCTTTATGGGCTATCTAAAAGGGAAAAGCGCACTCATGATATTCGAGAAGCATGCCAACTTGAAGTATAAGTATGGGAATCGGAAATTCTGGGCGGAAGGCTACTACGTAAGTACAGTGGGGCTAAATGAAGCCACCGTCGCCAAGTACATTCGAGAGCAAGAGGCACATGACCAAGCCGTAGATAAGCTGAGTGTAAAAGAGTATGAAGATCCATTCAGCAGCAACAAGGGCAAGAAAAAGTAAAACCAGTTTAACTGGTAAGTGAAAGAGACAAATAACACTGAGCCTGAACGCTTTGTGGTCAGGCTAGCGTCTTTAGGCGCAGTTTGGTAACAGGGGGTTATACCCCTAGTGCAAACCACCCGTTGGACGGGTGGTTCTGATTTTCTTCAAAATGGGTAATCAATCGATGAACTGAAACTTTAAACCCGCGCTGGACAACAAGGAGGAGAAAATGAAGGCTGTTACCTATCAAGGCAAGCGGAAGATGGAAGTTAAGGAAGTAAGAGACCCTAAGCTGGAAACGAAACAGGATGTACTGGTTCGGATTACAAGTACGGCTATTTGCGGATCGGATCTTCATATTTATAACGGGGAGATTCCCGGCATGTACGATGATTATGTGGTAGGCCATGAACCGATGGGCATCATCGAAGAAGTGGGG
Encoded proteins:
- a CDS encoding AI-2E family transporter; translation: MPQNTFFKTSLGIVMVLTIVFLLHKINFVFNPVVTLVSILIVPVSVSVFLYYLLRPLIHLLDKRKVNRVASVLVIYLAICLLLTIFFLVVWPPLRNQIQQFINNVPFLIDGLTNQMNEIQKSKYFSMFDSDNAQFTSKITEYTNELLQTISGYLSHFISFLSGFFIVVGTVPIVLYYMLKEDGKMSAALVRMIPSKYRKDAKYVTDEIDNALSGFIAGRIISSFLLGVLSFIGYLIIGLPYPLLLAIICAIFNFIPYFGPLLGAIPCVIVAFTESPSMVLWVIVVVFVAQQIEGNLIAPYVYGRTINIHPLTTVVLILIAGEISGILGMLLAIPLYMIVKVTIVRVYRIFLADKVEEFVD
- the tnpA gene encoding IS200/IS605 family transposase, with protein sequence MENKNFSLAHTKWMCKYHIVFTPKYRRKEIYNQVRRDLIEIMKRLCKYKGVEILEGHMMPDHVHMLVAIPPKISVSSFMGYLKGKSALMIFEKHANLKYKYGNRKFWAEGYYVSTVGLNEATVAKYIREQEAHDQAVDKLSVKEYEDPFSSNKGKKK